From one Camarhynchus parvulus chromosome 25, STF_HiC, whole genome shotgun sequence genomic stretch:
- the S100A1 gene encoding protein S100-A1, translating into MGSQLEGAMETLINVFHHYSGKEGDKYKLSKKELKELLQSELGCFLETQKDAEAVEKIMQDLDENGDGEVDFQEFVVLVAALTVACNTFFWENA; encoded by the exons ATGGGATCGCAGCTGGAAGGGGCCATGGAGACCCTGATCAATGTCTTCCACCACTACTCGGGCAAGGAGGGCGACAAGTACAAGCTGAGCAAGAAGGAGctcaaggagctgctgcagagcgAGCTGGGATGTTTCCTGGAG ACCCAGAAGGACGCGGAGGCCGTGGAGAAGATCATGCAGGACCTGGATGAGAACGGCGACGGGGAGGTGGATTTCCAGGAATTCGTGGTCCTGGTGGCCGCCCTGACCGTGGCCTGCAACACTTTCTTCTGGGAGAACGCCTGA